A genomic stretch from Microtus pennsylvanicus isolate mMicPen1 chromosome 9, mMicPen1.hap1, whole genome shotgun sequence includes:
- the Tsc1 gene encoding hamartin isoform X2, producing MAQLANIGELLSMLDSPTLGVRDDVTTIFKESLNSERGPMLVNTLVDYYLETNSQPVLHILTTLQEPHDKHLLDKINEYVGKAATRLSILSLLGHVVRLQPSWKHKLSQAPLLPSLLKCLKMDTDVVVLTTGVLVLITMLPMIPQSGKQHLLDFFDIFGRLSSWCLKKPGHVTEVYLVHLHASVYALFHRLYGMYPCNFVSFLRSHYSMKENVETFEEVVKPMMEHVRIHPELVTGSKDHELDPRRWKTLETHDVVIECAKISLDPTEASYEDGYSVSHQLSACLPHRSADVTTSPYVDTQNSYGGATSTPSSTSRLMLFSPAGQLPQSLSSPSTRLLPEPLQATLWSPSMVCGMTTPPTSPGNVPPDLSHPYSKAFGTTGGKGTPLGTPATSPPPAPPCPPDDCVHGPASQATAAPPRKEERADSSRPHLQRQQYPLNDRGLGVSQCDRHCLYLSAEDLPSSKSVTLGNLSDFLGDLASEEDSIEKDKEEAAISKELSEITTAEADPVVPRGGFDSPFYRDSLSGSQRKTHWTASGTQGSSVNPETLHSSLDKHGPDTPKQAFTPIDPPSGSADASPAGDRDRQTSLETSILTPSPCKIPPQRGVSFGSGQPPPYDHLFEVALPKTACHFVSKKTEELLKKVKGNPEEDCAPSTSPMEVLDRLIEQGADAHSKELSKLSLPSKSVDWTHFGDEIRTLRDQLLLLHNQLLYERFKRQQHALRNRRLLRKVIRAAALEEHNAAMKDQLKLQEEDIKMWKVSLQKERTRYSQLQEQHDTMVTQLHSQIRQLQHDREEFYNQSQELQTKLEDCRNMIAELRAELKKANYKVCHTELLLSQVSQKLSNSESVQQQMEFLNRQLLVLGEVNELYLEQLQSKHPDTTKEVEMMKTAYRKELEKNRSHLLQQNQRLEASQKRVVELESLLAKKDHLLLEQKKYLEDVKSQASGQLQAAESRYEAQKKITRVLELEILDLYGRLEKDGRLRKLEEDKAETAEAAEERLDCCSDGCSDSLIGHNEEASGHNGETRTSRPSGTRVSCGGRSTGGSSSSSSELSTPEKPPSQRFSSRWETTVGEPSSSIPTVGSLPSSKSFLGMKARELFRNKSESQCDEDGVTSSSLSETLKTELGKDSGVENKTPFNLEASHPSSPNSDSVGQLHIMDYNETHHEHS from the exons ATGGCCCAGCTAGCCAACATTGGGGAACTACTCTCCATGCTGGACTCTCCCACACTGGGCGTGCGGGATGACGTGACAACCATCTTTAAGGAGTCCCTCAATTCTG AACGTGGGCCTATGCTTGTGAACACCTTGGTGGATTACTATCTAGAAACAAATTCTCAGCCGGTATTGCACATCCTGACCACCTTGCAAGAGCCACATGATAAG CACCTCTTGGATAAAATTAATGAGTATGTAGGCAAAGCCGCCACCCGTTTATCTATCCTCTCGCTGCTGGGGCATGTTGTGAGACTACAGCCATCTTGGAAGCATAAGCTCTCTCAAGcacctcttctgccttctttatTGAAATGTCTCAAG ATGGACACTGATGTTGTGGTCCTCACAACTGGTGTCTTAGTGTTGATCACCATGCTACCGATGATCCCACAATCAGGGAAGCAGCatcttcttgatttctttgaCATCTTTGGCCGTCTCTCTTCATGGTGTCTGAAGAAACCAG GCCATGTGACAGAAGTCTACCTTGTCCATCTCCATGCCAGTGTTTATGCCCTCTTTCATCGCCTCTATGGAATGTACCCTTGTAACTTTGTCTCCTTCCTGCGCTCTCACTATAGTATGAAGGAAAACGTGGAGACTTTTGAAGAAGTTGTCAAG CCTATGATGGAGCATGTGCGAATTCATCCGGAATTAGTGACTGGATCCAAGGACCATGAACTGGACCCTCGAAG GTGGAAGACATTAGAAACTCATGATGTTGTAATAGAGTGTGCCAAAATCTCTCTGGACCCTACAGAAGCCTCGTATGAAGACGGCTATTCTGTGTCTCAccagctctctgcctgcctccctcaccGTTCAGCTGATGTCACCACCAGCCCTTATGTAGACACACAGAATAGCTATG GGGGCGCTACTTCCACCCCTTCCTCCACTTCTCGACTGATGTTGTTCAGTCCAGCTGGGCAGCTACCTCAGAGTCTGAGTTCCCCATCAACACGGCTGTTACCTGAGCCGCTGCAA GCTACTCTCTGGAGCCCATCTATGGTTTGTGGTATGACCACTCCTCCTACGTCTCCTGGAAATGTCCCACCTGACTTGTCACACCCCTACAGTAAAGCCTTTGGGACCACGG GTGGAAAAGGAACTCCTTTGGGAACCCCGGCAAcctctcctcctccagccccGCCCTGTCCCCCAGATGACTGTGTACATGGGCCAGCCTCCCAGGCCACAGCCGCACCCCCCAGGAAG GAAGAAAGAGCAGATTCCTCAAGGCCTCACCTGCAGAGACAGCAGTATCCTCTAAATGACCGAGGACTAG GGGTTAGCCAGTGTGACCGGCATTGTCTCTATCTTTCTGCAGAGGATTTGCCTTCAAGCAAATCTGTTACTCTGGGGAATCTATCAGATTTCCTAGGTGACTTGGCTTCTGAGGAAGACAGTATTGAGAAAGATAAGGAAGAAG CTGCGATATCTAAAGAACTTTCTGAGATCACCACTGCAGAGGCGGATCCTGTAGTTCCTCGAGGGGGCTTTGACTCTCCCTTCTACCGAGACAGTCTCTCTGGTTCTCAGCGGAAGACTCATTGGACAGCCTCTGGGACTCAGGGCTCCAGCGTCAACCCTGAGACTTTGCACTCCTCTCTGGACAAACATGGGCCTGACACACCAAAGCAAGCCTTTACTCCTATAGACCCACCCTCTGGCAGTGCTGATGCCAGTCCCGCTGGGGACAGAGATCGCCAGACTTCTCTGGAAACCAGTATCCTCACTCCCAGCCCTTGCAAAATTCCACCTCAGAGAGGAGTGAGCTTTGGAAGTGGTCAGCCTCCCCCATATGATCATCTCTTTGAGGTGGCCTTGCCAAAGACTGCCTGTCACTTTGTCAGCAAGAAGACTGAGGAGCTGCTGAAGAAAGTGAAAGGAAACCCTGAGGAAGACTGTGCGCCCTCTACCTCCCCAATGGAAGTACTGGACAGACTGATAGAGCAGGGAGCAGATGCGCACAGCAAGGAGCTGAGCAA GTTGTCCTTACCCAGCAAATCTGTTGACTGGACCCACTTTGGAG ATGAGATCCGCACCCTCCGAGATCAGTTGCTTTTACTGCACAACCAGCTGCTGTATGAGCGGTTCAAGCGGCAGCAGCACGCCCTCAGGAACAGAAGGCTCCTGCGCAAGGTGATCAGGGCAGCCGCTCTGGAGGAGCACAATGCGGCCATG AAAGATCAGTTGAAGTTACAAGAGGAAGACATCAAGATGTGGAAGGTGAGTCTTCAGAAAGAACGAACTCGATACAGTCAGCTTCAGGAACAGCATGACACCATGGTGACCCAACTGCACAGCCAGATCAGACAGCTGCAGCATGACCGGGAAGAATTCTACAACCAGAGCCAGGAGTTACAG ACAAAACTGGAGGACTGCAGGAACATGATTGCAGAGCTGCGGGCGGAGCTGAAGAAGGCCAACTACAAGGTGTGCCACACTGAGCTGCTGCTCAGCCAGGTTTCTCAGAAG CTCTCCAATAGTGAGTCGGTGCAGCAGCAGATGGAGTTCTTGAATAGGCAGCTTCTGGTACTCGGGGAGGTCAATGAGCTGTACTTGGAGCAGCTGCAAAGCAAGCATCCCGACACCACCAAG gaagtagaaatgatgaaaACTGCATATCGGAAAGAACTAGAAAAGAACAGAAGCCATCTTCTCCAGCAGAACCAGAGGCTGGAGGCCTCACAGAAGCGAGTGGTGGAACTGGAATCTCTTCTGGCCAAGAAAGACCACCTTCTCCTAGAACAGAAGAAATACCTTGAGGATGTCAAGAGCCAGGCGAG TGGACAGCTGCAGGCTGCAGAGAGCAGGTATGAGGCTCAGAAGAAGATCACCCGGGTGTTGGAACTGGAGATTCTAGACTTGTACGGCAGGTTGGAGAAAGATGGCCGCCTAAGGAAACTAGAAGAGGACAAAGCAGaaacagcagaagcagcagaagagag GCTTGACTGTTGTAGTGACGGCTGCTCAGATTCCTTGATAGGGCATAATGAAGAGGCTTCTGGCCACAACGGTGAGACCAGGACCTCCAGGCCTAGTGGTACCCGGGTCagctgtggaggcagaagcactggaggcagcagcagcagcagcagtgagctTTCCACTCCAGAGAAACCCCCGAGCCAGAGGTTCAGCAGCCGCTGGGAAACCACTGTGGGTGAGCCCTCCAGCAGCATCCCCACTGTTGGCTCACTTCCCAGTTCCAAAAGCTTCCTGGGCATGAAGGCCCGGGAACTGTTCCGTAATAAGAGTGAGAGCCAGTGTGATGAGGACGGTGTGACCAGCAGTAGCCTTTCTGAGACACTAAAGACGGAACTGGGCAAAGACTCAGGCGTGGAAAACAAGACTCCCTTTAATCTAGAAGCCTCACACCCATCTTCCCCAAACTCGGACAGTGTGGGGCAGCTCCACATCATGGACTACAATGAGACTCATCACGAGCACAGCTGA
- the Tsc1 gene encoding hamartin isoform X5, which translates to MDTDVVVLTTGVLVLITMLPMIPQSGKQHLLDFFDIFGRLSSWCLKKPGHVTEVYLVHLHASVYALFHRLYGMYPCNFVSFLRSHYSMKENVETFEEVVKPMMEHVRIHPELVTGSKDHELDPRRWKTLETHDVVIECAKISLDPTEASYEDGYSVSHQLSACLPHRSADVTTSPYVDTQNSYGGATSTPSSTSRLMLFSPAGQLPQSLSSPSTRLLPEPLQATLWSPSMVCGMTTPPTSPGNVPPDLSHPYSKAFGTTGGKGTPLGTPATSPPPAPPCPPDDCVHGPASQATAAPPRKEERADSSRPHLQRQQYPLNDRGLGVSQCDRHCLYLSAEDLPSSKSVTLGNLSDFLGDLASEEDSIEKDKEEAAISKELSEITTAEADPVVPRGGFDSPFYRDSLSGSQRKTHWTASGTQGSSVNPETLHSSLDKHGPDTPKQAFTPIDPPSGSADASPAGDRDRQTSLETSILTPSPCKIPPQRGVSFGSGQPPPYDHLFEVALPKTACHFVSKKTEELLKKVKGNPEEDCAPSTSPMEVLDRLIEQGADAHSKELSKLSLPSKSVDWTHFGGSPPSDEIRTLRDQLLLLHNQLLYERFKRQQHALRNRRLLRKVIRAAALEEHNAAMKDQLKLQEEDIKMWKVSLQKERTRYSQLQEQHDTMVTQLHSQIRQLQHDREEFYNQSQELQTKLEDCRNMIAELRAELKKANYKVCHTELLLSQVSQKLSNSESVQQQMEFLNRQLLVLGEVNELYLEQLQSKHPDTTKEVEMMKTAYRKELEKNRSHLLQQNQRLEASQKRVVELESLLAKKDHLLLEQKKYLEDVKSQASGQLQAAESRYEAQKKITRVLELEILDLYGRLEKDGRLRKLEEDKAETAEAAEERLDCCSDGCSDSLIGHNEEASGHNGETRTSRPSGTRVSCGGRSTGGSSSSSSELSTPEKPPSQRFSSRWETTVGEPSSSIPTVGSLPSSKSFLGMKARELFRNKSESQCDEDGVTSSSLSETLKTELGKDSGVENKTPFNLEASHPSSPNSDSVGQLHIMDYNETHHEHS; encoded by the exons ATGGACACTGATGTTGTGGTCCTCACAACTGGTGTCTTAGTGTTGATCACCATGCTACCGATGATCCCACAATCAGGGAAGCAGCatcttcttgatttctttgaCATCTTTGGCCGTCTCTCTTCATGGTGTCTGAAGAAACCAG GCCATGTGACAGAAGTCTACCTTGTCCATCTCCATGCCAGTGTTTATGCCCTCTTTCATCGCCTCTATGGAATGTACCCTTGTAACTTTGTCTCCTTCCTGCGCTCTCACTATAGTATGAAGGAAAACGTGGAGACTTTTGAAGAAGTTGTCAAG CCTATGATGGAGCATGTGCGAATTCATCCGGAATTAGTGACTGGATCCAAGGACCATGAACTGGACCCTCGAAG GTGGAAGACATTAGAAACTCATGATGTTGTAATAGAGTGTGCCAAAATCTCTCTGGACCCTACAGAAGCCTCGTATGAAGACGGCTATTCTGTGTCTCAccagctctctgcctgcctccctcaccGTTCAGCTGATGTCACCACCAGCCCTTATGTAGACACACAGAATAGCTATG GGGGCGCTACTTCCACCCCTTCCTCCACTTCTCGACTGATGTTGTTCAGTCCAGCTGGGCAGCTACCTCAGAGTCTGAGTTCCCCATCAACACGGCTGTTACCTGAGCCGCTGCAA GCTACTCTCTGGAGCCCATCTATGGTTTGTGGTATGACCACTCCTCCTACGTCTCCTGGAAATGTCCCACCTGACTTGTCACACCCCTACAGTAAAGCCTTTGGGACCACGG GTGGAAAAGGAACTCCTTTGGGAACCCCGGCAAcctctcctcctccagccccGCCCTGTCCCCCAGATGACTGTGTACATGGGCCAGCCTCCCAGGCCACAGCCGCACCCCCCAGGAAG GAAGAAAGAGCAGATTCCTCAAGGCCTCACCTGCAGAGACAGCAGTATCCTCTAAATGACCGAGGACTAG GGGTTAGCCAGTGTGACCGGCATTGTCTCTATCTTTCTGCAGAGGATTTGCCTTCAAGCAAATCTGTTACTCTGGGGAATCTATCAGATTTCCTAGGTGACTTGGCTTCTGAGGAAGACAGTATTGAGAAAGATAAGGAAGAAG CTGCGATATCTAAAGAACTTTCTGAGATCACCACTGCAGAGGCGGATCCTGTAGTTCCTCGAGGGGGCTTTGACTCTCCCTTCTACCGAGACAGTCTCTCTGGTTCTCAGCGGAAGACTCATTGGACAGCCTCTGGGACTCAGGGCTCCAGCGTCAACCCTGAGACTTTGCACTCCTCTCTGGACAAACATGGGCCTGACACACCAAAGCAAGCCTTTACTCCTATAGACCCACCCTCTGGCAGTGCTGATGCCAGTCCCGCTGGGGACAGAGATCGCCAGACTTCTCTGGAAACCAGTATCCTCACTCCCAGCCCTTGCAAAATTCCACCTCAGAGAGGAGTGAGCTTTGGAAGTGGTCAGCCTCCCCCATATGATCATCTCTTTGAGGTGGCCTTGCCAAAGACTGCCTGTCACTTTGTCAGCAAGAAGACTGAGGAGCTGCTGAAGAAAGTGAAAGGAAACCCTGAGGAAGACTGTGCGCCCTCTACCTCCCCAATGGAAGTACTGGACAGACTGATAGAGCAGGGAGCAGATGCGCACAGCAAGGAGCTGAGCAA GTTGTCCTTACCCAGCAAATCTGTTGACTGGACCCACTTTGGAG GCTCTCCTCCCTCAGATGAGATCCGCACCCTCCGAGATCAGTTGCTTTTACTGCACAACCAGCTGCTGTATGAGCGGTTCAAGCGGCAGCAGCACGCCCTCAGGAACAGAAGGCTCCTGCGCAAGGTGATCAGGGCAGCCGCTCTGGAGGAGCACAATGCGGCCATG AAAGATCAGTTGAAGTTACAAGAGGAAGACATCAAGATGTGGAAGGTGAGTCTTCAGAAAGAACGAACTCGATACAGTCAGCTTCAGGAACAGCATGACACCATGGTGACCCAACTGCACAGCCAGATCAGACAGCTGCAGCATGACCGGGAAGAATTCTACAACCAGAGCCAGGAGTTACAG ACAAAACTGGAGGACTGCAGGAACATGATTGCAGAGCTGCGGGCGGAGCTGAAGAAGGCCAACTACAAGGTGTGCCACACTGAGCTGCTGCTCAGCCAGGTTTCTCAGAAG CTCTCCAATAGTGAGTCGGTGCAGCAGCAGATGGAGTTCTTGAATAGGCAGCTTCTGGTACTCGGGGAGGTCAATGAGCTGTACTTGGAGCAGCTGCAAAGCAAGCATCCCGACACCACCAAG gaagtagaaatgatgaaaACTGCATATCGGAAAGAACTAGAAAAGAACAGAAGCCATCTTCTCCAGCAGAACCAGAGGCTGGAGGCCTCACAGAAGCGAGTGGTGGAACTGGAATCTCTTCTGGCCAAGAAAGACCACCTTCTCCTAGAACAGAAGAAATACCTTGAGGATGTCAAGAGCCAGGCGAG TGGACAGCTGCAGGCTGCAGAGAGCAGGTATGAGGCTCAGAAGAAGATCACCCGGGTGTTGGAACTGGAGATTCTAGACTTGTACGGCAGGTTGGAGAAAGATGGCCGCCTAAGGAAACTAGAAGAGGACAAAGCAGaaacagcagaagcagcagaagagag GCTTGACTGTTGTAGTGACGGCTGCTCAGATTCCTTGATAGGGCATAATGAAGAGGCTTCTGGCCACAACGGTGAGACCAGGACCTCCAGGCCTAGTGGTACCCGGGTCagctgtggaggcagaagcactggaggcagcagcagcagcagcagtgagctTTCCACTCCAGAGAAACCCCCGAGCCAGAGGTTCAGCAGCCGCTGGGAAACCACTGTGGGTGAGCCCTCCAGCAGCATCCCCACTGTTGGCTCACTTCCCAGTTCCAAAAGCTTCCTGGGCATGAAGGCCCGGGAACTGTTCCGTAATAAGAGTGAGAGCCAGTGTGATGAGGACGGTGTGACCAGCAGTAGCCTTTCTGAGACACTAAAGACGGAACTGGGCAAAGACTCAGGCGTGGAAAACAAGACTCCCTTTAATCTAGAAGCCTCACACCCATCTTCCCCAAACTCGGACAGTGTGGGGCAGCTCCACATCATGGACTACAATGAGACTCATCACGAGCACAGCTGA